From Deltaproteobacteria bacterium, one genomic window encodes:
- a CDS encoding DUF1028 domain-containing protein produces MVNRRSIVATFLIAAYDAATKSWGVAVQSRFLAAGSVVPWARAGIGAVATQALANPRYGPLGLAMLEQEIPADEVVSGLIGGDGGRELRQVGVVDRTGRAAAFTGNECLPWAGHIIGDGFCCQGNILAGEAVVGAMARAIEHRSDLPFAERLIAVLGAGQAAGGDCRGQQSAALLVVRAHGGIGGYSDRAIDLRVDDHSTPIAELQRLLGLHRETFGNS; encoded by the coding sequence ATGGTGAATCGGCGCTCAATCGTGGCGACGTTTTTGATCGCCGCTTACGACGCCGCGACCAAGTCGTGGGGCGTTGCGGTCCAGTCGCGCTTCCTCGCAGCCGGCAGTGTCGTGCCGTGGGCGCGCGCGGGCATCGGCGCGGTGGCGACTCAGGCGCTGGCCAATCCGCGCTACGGGCCGCTCGGCTTGGCCATGCTCGAACAGGAGATCCCTGCCGACGAAGTCGTCAGCGGATTGATCGGCGGCGATGGAGGTCGCGAGCTGCGCCAAGTCGGCGTGGTGGACCGGACGGGACGCGCCGCTGCGTTTACCGGCAACGAGTGCTTGCCGTGGGCCGGTCACATCATCGGCGACGGATTTTGCTGCCAAGGCAACATCCTCGCCGGCGAAGCCGTCGTTGGCGCGATGGCGCGCGCCATCGAACATCGCAGCGATTTGCCCTTCGCCGAGCGGCTGATCGCAGTGCTCGGCGCCGGACAAGCAGCGGGCGGCGACTGCCGCGGCCAGCAATCCGCCGCGTTGTTAGTGGTGCGCGCCCACGGCGGCATTGGCGGCTATAGCGATCGCGCCATCGATCTCCGTGTCGATGACCACTCCACGCCGATTGCCGAACTCCAGCGATTGCTCGGGCTCCATCGCGAGACCTTCGGTAACTCGTGA